One Erpetoichthys calabaricus chromosome 9, fErpCal1.3, whole genome shotgun sequence genomic region harbors:
- the LOC114657998 gene encoding vesicle-associated membrane protein 1-like, whose amino-acid sequence MSAPAAPGAPGEATEGQDGAPGGGPPPQPPNTSSNRRLQQSQAQVEEVVDIMRVNVEKVLERDQKLSELDERANALEAGASQFESSAAKLKSKYWWKNCKMMIISGAICAIIIGIIFIHFFT is encoded by the exons GTCTGCTCCTGCAGCTCCTGGTGCCCCTGGTGAAGCTACTGAGGGCCAAGATGGGGCACCAGGTGGGGGACCTCCTCCACAACCTCCAAATACAAGCAGCAACCGAAGGCTGCAACAGAGTCAAGCGCAGGTCGAAGAG GTTGTGGACATCATGCGAGTGAATGTGGAAAAAGTACTGGAGAGGGACCAGAAGCTTTCTGAACTGGATGAACGTGCAAACGCACTTGAGGCTGGTGCCTCTCAGTTTGAGAGCAGTGCTGCTAAGCTGAAGAGCAAATACTGGTGGAAAAACTGTAAG atgaTGATAATATCTGGAGCAATATGTGCAATCATTATAGGAATAATATTTA ttCACTTTTTCACTTGA